A section of the Humulus lupulus chromosome 2, drHumLupu1.1, whole genome shotgun sequence genome encodes:
- the LOC133818083 gene encoding protein NRT1/ PTR FAMILY 5.9, whose product MAGGKQSKGLNYSCILLIVIAGMERFAFKGVASNLVTYLTEVVNMSNSSAAKTVNSWCGFTSMLPLLFAPFADSYLHRYTTILASSFLYVAGLVALTTSASVWARSAANKTRSTTFLFWSLCLISLGQGGYNSSLQAFGADQLDDEEELPCSKDEQKSSDNIKSSFFQWWYFGVCSGSLLGVTIMSYIQDTFGWVLGFAIPAIAMVISVAFFSSGSRIYIYKQVESMGSKPLNIIQIIRETVSKLISGKIALPNVNDIVELELQEKPLCHQNLGGMESLNKNSKGSTDYMLENTKVVLRLLPIWTMLLMFAVIFQLPATFFTKQGMTMKRNIGSNFQIPPATLQSSITLSIILLMPLYDKVLIPFTRLITRNKKGINVMQRMGAGMFLSVIAMIIAACVETQRLKISRKEAAMLGSNTETVPLSIFWLLPQYILLGISDIFTVVGMQEFFYSEVPVRMRTMAFALYNSVFGVGSFLSAFLITVIEDLTRTKGRNSWFSDDMSEARLDSYYWLLALSSTLSLMLYVVLCRFYTSRKNSDTEQM is encoded by the exons ATGGCTGGAGGGAAGCAAAGCAAAGGACTCAACTATTCATGCATTCTACTCATAG TTATTGCTGGTATGGAGAGATTTGCATTCAAAGGAGTGGCATCCAATTTAGTGACATATCTAACAGAAGTTGTAAACATGAGCAACTCTTCTGCAGCCAAAACTGTCAATAGTTGGTGTGGTTTCACATCCATGTTGCCACTCTTATTTGCACCCTTTGCTGACTCTTATTTGCATAGGTATACAACCATATTGGCTTCTTCATTCCTCTATGTTGCG GGGCTAGTGGCATTGACAACATCTGCTTCTGTATGGGCCCGGTCTGCTGCAAACAAAACAAGATCTACCACCTTTCTCTTCTGGTCTCTTTGTTTGATTTCTCTAGGCCAAGGTGGCTACAACTCATCTTTGCAAGCCTTTGGTGCTGATCAGCTGGATGATGAAGAAGAATTGCCCTGCAGCAAAGATGAGCAAAAATCTTCTGATAACATCAAGAGTTCTTTCTTCCAGTGGTGGTATTTTGGTGTCTGTAGTGGTAGTCTTTTGGGGGTCACAATAATGTCCTACATCCAAGACACTTTTGGTTGGGTTCTGGGGTTTGCTATCCCTGCCATAGCAATGGTTATATCCGTAGCTTTTTTCTCATCCGGGAGTAGAATTTACATATACAAACAGGTTGAGAGTATGGGGTCTAAACCTCTTAACATAATTCAAATCATCAGAGAAACTGTATCAAAGTTAATTAGTGGCAAAATAGCCCTACCGAATGTCAATGACATAGTTGAGCTAGA GCTTCAAGAGAAACCTCTTTGTCATCAAAACTTGGGAGGCATGGAGAGCTTGAACAAGAATTCGAAAGGCAGTACTGATTACATGCTCGAAAACACGAAAGTAGTACTGCGGCTTTTGCCTATATGGACAATGCTTCTAATGTTTGCTGTGATCTTCCAACTCCCTGCAACCTTCTTTACCAAGCAAGGTATGACAATGAAGAGAAACATTGGAAGCAACTTCCAGATCCCACCAGCCACACTACAAAGTTCCATTACGTTGTCTATAATTCTCTTGATGCCTCTATATGACAAAGTTCTGATCCCATTTACGCGCTTGATTACTCGAAACAAAAAGGGTATTAATGTGATGCAAAGAATGGGAGCTGGGATGTTTCTTTCAGTCATAGCAATGATAATTGCAGCATGTGTGGAGACACAAAGGCTAAAGATCAGTAGAAAAGAAGCAGCAATGCTTGGATCTAATACTGAGACAGTGCCACTAAGTATCTTCTGGTTACTACCTCAGTACATACTTTTAGGCATTTCAGACATATTTACCGTTGTTGGGATGCAAGAATTTTTCTATTCTGAAGTTCCTGTTAGAATGAGAACTATGGCATTTGCTCTATACAATAGTGTTTTTGGAGTAGGGAGCTTCTTGAGTGCTTTTCTTATAACAGTTATTGAAGACCTGACAAGAACCAAAGGAAGGAATAGCTGGTTCTCTGATGACATGAGTGAGGCGCGGTTAGACAGTTACTACTGGCTTCTGGCCTTGTCAAGCACACTCAGCCTAATGTTGTATGTTGTTTTATGTAGATTTTATACTAGTAGGAAAAATTCAGATACTGAACAAATGTAA